A genomic window from Pyxidicoccus trucidator includes:
- a CDS encoding DEAD/DEAH box helicase family protein, translating to MGTPTELHFDCGTLVAPVLPDDARLLALFQKDGRTGVYRAPAWHYRDVVLRLRELGLPYEDKAKRFEPLELELTSPITPFPHQRAALDAWTKAGGRGLVELPTGAGKTLMAVLAIAHVKRPTLVVVPTIDLMAQWQGVLARHFSVPVGMLGGGVSDRQPLTVTTYDSATLQTEFHGNRFGLLVCDECHHLPAPSYRFVAEGSLAPYRLGLTATLERTDGGERVCEELLGPRVHRSDIRELQGEYLAPYEVKRVEVPLTPDEKARYDAARLLYVTFVRRLGVQLSAPDGWARFLAQSQRSDEGRAAYRGYREQRRIALTSSAKQEVLWRILIEHREDRVLVFTDDNETVYTLARRLLLPALTHHTPVPERKALLAAFASGELPVLLTSRVLNEGVDVPEARVGVVLSGSGSVREHVQRLGRILRKRPGKRALLYEVCSAQTAESGISERRRQHDAYQEEP from the coding sequence ATGGGCACCCCCACCGAGCTCCACTTCGACTGCGGCACCCTGGTGGCCCCCGTGTTGCCGGACGACGCTCGCCTGCTTGCCCTGTTCCAGAAGGACGGGCGCACCGGCGTGTACCGCGCGCCGGCCTGGCACTACCGCGACGTGGTGCTGCGGCTGCGCGAGCTGGGCCTGCCGTACGAGGACAAGGCGAAGCGCTTCGAGCCGCTGGAGCTGGAGCTCACCTCCCCCATCACCCCCTTCCCCCACCAGCGCGCGGCGCTGGACGCGTGGACGAAGGCCGGAGGCCGGGGCCTGGTGGAGCTGCCCACGGGCGCGGGCAAGACGCTGATGGCGGTGCTGGCCATCGCCCACGTGAAGCGCCCCACCCTGGTGGTCGTCCCCACAATCGACTTGATGGCGCAGTGGCAGGGCGTGCTGGCCCGTCACTTCTCCGTGCCGGTGGGCATGCTGGGCGGAGGCGTGAGCGACAGGCAGCCGCTGACGGTGACGACATACGACTCGGCGACGCTGCAGACGGAGTTCCACGGCAACCGCTTCGGCCTGCTGGTGTGCGACGAGTGCCACCACCTGCCGGCGCCCAGCTACCGCTTCGTGGCGGAGGGCTCGCTGGCGCCGTACCGGCTGGGGCTCACCGCGACGCTGGAGCGCACCGACGGCGGCGAGCGCGTGTGCGAGGAGCTGCTGGGCCCGCGGGTCCACCGCTCCGACATCCGCGAGCTGCAAGGCGAGTACCTCGCGCCCTACGAGGTGAAGCGGGTGGAGGTGCCGCTGACACCCGACGAGAAGGCGCGCTACGACGCGGCCCGGCTGCTCTATGTGACGTTCGTCCGCAGGCTGGGAGTGCAGCTCTCCGCGCCGGACGGGTGGGCGCGCTTCCTGGCGCAGAGCCAGCGCAGCGACGAGGGCCGCGCCGCGTACCGCGGCTACCGCGAGCAGCGGCGGATTGCCCTCACCTCCAGCGCCAAGCAGGAGGTGCTGTGGCGCATCCTCATCGAACACCGTGAGGACCGCGTCCTCGTCTTCACCGACGACAACGAGACGGTGTACACGCTGGCGCGGCGCCTGCTGCTGCCCGCCCTCACGCACCACACGCCGGTGCCGGAGCGCAAGGCGCTGCTGGCCGCCTTCGCGAGCGGCGAGCTGCCGGTGCTCCTCACCTCGCGCGTGCTGAACGAGGGCGTGGACGTGCCCGAGGCGCGCGTGGGCGTGGTGCTCAGCGGCAGTGGCAGCGTGCGCGAGCACGTGCAGCGGCTGGGGCGCATCCTCCGCAAGCGCCCGGGGAAGCGGGCCCTGCTGTACGAGGTGTGCTCGGCGCAGACGGCGGAGAGCGGCATCAGCGAGCGGCGGCGCCAG